The DNA segment CTGCTGATGTAATCTTTTCTAAAGCTGGTTGAATTCCTCATACATTTTACTTATGACTATATCCTTGCTTTTTGAGTACTTACCTTGGTACACTCTGGTAATTTCGCCACTTACTTCGCAGTAGTATATCTGACAGATCTCAATAAAAGGATATACTATCACGGGTTTTATCACAGAAATTTCAAGTGTCCAATAGCCTTCAAATCCTATATCTCCAAACCCAGCAGTAGCATGCACAGAAATTCCTAGCCTACCTATGCTTGATCTTCCTTCAATCATAGGAACATATTTCTTAGTAATTGTATACTCTACAGTTCTACCTAAGTAAAGCTTTCCTGGCTCAAGTAAAAAGCCACTTTCTGGGATAACTATGACTCTATAGTTTGTTGGCTTTTTTAAATCTAATACATCGTCAGTTAGCTCAAAAAGTTCGTTGTGAAGCCTCAAATTATAGGAGTTAGGGTTCAAGAACCTCTCTTCAAACGGCTCTATTACTATATTCCCTTCCTTTATTTCTTCAAGTATCTTCTGAGAAGTTAAAATCATCCTACACCTACTCAATACAAATACTAGAAGCGCAGACCTACCAAACCTAGCGCCCCAAAAAAGCATATTAAGAGAAACATCTGTATTAGTGAAAATACTGAAAATGAGTTAAACTTGAACTCAACTATATACTCTCCCTGAGAGTCAAAATAGACCGCTTGAGCTAAGTAATTTGCCTTAAGGATTTCTTTCTTTTTTCCATTGACCAGACACTCCCATTTTGGATGGTAGTAATTGTTAAAAACTAGAAAGCATTTATCACTTACAAATACCTTCAGCTTAGCATAATTTCCAGAATATTCTAGCACTGAGATGTCATGTTGAAGGTTATGAGAAGGAGAGAAGTTAGTAATATCATTTGTCAAAAGAACACTATTTTTTAGAACCTCTATTGGTAACATCAAGATCATTTCAATCTGTCCATTATACTTTATATAGTTAGGAGTAATGAAAAATCTTGGCAACGAATTAGTAACTTCGTAGACATAAAAGAAATTGGAAACAGATTGTTGATCCTCTGAAAGGTAAATACTACAATACAAGTTTGTATAATACTTTAGAATAGGAACTTGTAGAAAAACGGGATGACTCGGAGGTAGTTCTGTTAGGAAATACTTGGTTCCATATTTAGCCATAACATCAAAGTTGAAGGAGTTGATGATAGGAAGCAGCTTTATATACTCATCCGGCAATCTTGAAGCAGCAATAGACTGTATTGTCTCAAGCTTATGGTATGGGAACAAAAACGTGAAGTAGTGATTAGCAAATCCTGAATACATAACAACCCTCGCTTGTTCTTCTTTCAACTTATCCTTCATAAACCTGACAACTTCTGTCTCCTTATAAAGCTTACTAGGATCAACTTCTTTAAATAAGGGCTTTACAGTAACAAACATATTTACAAACACCATTAGGAGAAAGACCACAAAGGTTGTGTCAAAAACCAAAGACCTTCCAAAAGCTTTCTCCTCAGGCTTTACCCTTACACCTACAACTTTCTCTAGAACGTATAGAAGTAAAGTTCCAGCTATCACAAACAAGAAAGAAGTTCCAACAGAACTTATTATATTCTCACTTATCCTGCTAGCAATAGAATAGTCGTATTGATGTTGATAGGCAAAGTGCATAGTTATCTCTGCTTTTACACCTGAAAGTATGAGATAACTTAGAAAAAGTACACCTGAGTAAACTAGAAGTATGCTTAGAAACAGTCTGTTCTCCTTAGTGCCATTTCCTACCCCTTTTACGAAAGAATCAATGGAAAAAGCTGACATTATTACCAAAGATATTGTGAAAATATCCATCCATTTTGCAGGAACTCTCAGTTTATCAAAATACGGAATCTGTGTAAGCAAATAAAAAGGCGTTGGGAAATAGCGAGCAATAGAGAACAGGAAAGAAATAATGGCAACAACAGCCCAGAAAACAAAATGCAGCTTTCTTTCTCTTTCCCAATTCCTGAAGTAGAGCAGTGCCAAGATGACAAAAGGAAGAACAAAAACATTAGCGTAAGCATCTATGCCAAGCCTAAAATTTCTCATCCCCTGCTTAGTAGCCTCATATCCAAAATCTTGTGCTGCTCTTCCCCAGTATGGCAGTTCTGGATCATTGGAAAAATACCCAAACAACCCAGGCACAAAAAAGTTCAAAATCTCCTCAGGAGGATAGGAAAACTGTACTAAAAACCTCCATTTACTCTCAGGATCACCCTCAACAGAACCAATCTGTTGCATCTGAGCAAACCCAAACATCCCTTTTATGGAAACAAAGGAGAATGCAACAAATACAACAAATATTGACAAAGGAACTAAAATGAGTTTTAGTAAAGTATTCCAGTTGATTTTCAAAATCTCAGATATTCTGTTAAACCTTATCAAAGAAAGGAATATTATGTAAGCTCCTAGAACAATCCCAAAATAAATAGTTCTCTGAAAATCCGCAAAAGCAAGTCCTATTGACACACCAGCTATTATAACAAGCAAAGATAGTTTAAAAATACCATGTTCCTTGGAATATACATACTTTACTATTCCTAGCGCTAAAAGCAAAAATCCAAGAGATCCGATAATATGCCCCCCTAATACTGACAAAACACCCATTGTTGTTAGAGATATACTCACTGCACCAAATAAAGCCCCCCACATCGTAAGTCCAGAGCTTCTCAGAAATATATACATTCCTATAAATGAAACTACAATATACAGAGCAATATCAAAAATAGGAACCCTCTCATATCCAATTATTTTACCGAAAAAAATGGGCAGATTAAAACTCACCCCTAGTGGAAGTCCCAGAAGATAATTAAAGTTCCAGTGTTCATTTTCCAATCTCCACAGAGCTTCTGAAACATTTCTTATTACTCCTACATTACCATCAATCCCGTAAAATGTCTTGCCTGAGATAAGAGGAGGTAGTATAACCACCAATGTAAATACCACAACAAGAAAAGCACTTATGATAAAGGATTTCGATAAGTTACTCATACCAATCCCTTTGCTCTATACTTTTATAAGCATTTTAAAAAACTCTAAACTCCCAAATCAAATAAACCCCTTTAGCAATAACAAATTCCAATCTTCATTAGGTAAGTAAGCAAGGTTCTAAACTTTTCTTACTCTTGCTCATCCCCTTTGGTTCTAGATAGCGTTCTTTGGTAACAAAACTTTACTTCATACCGGATCTCTCAGGCACTATCAAGAAAAGTATTTACTCAATCTTGACAGGGATCGCAGGAGAAGTAAAAGAAAAGTTATACCTAATTGCTAATTGGAACTTATTGACTACCTCAGCACAACTTTGAAAGAAAAGTCCGAGTAAATTGATAATTTTTCACAGTCATGGAGGTAGTAATGGAAGAACTAAGGAAACTACCTATATCTGATAAAGCGAAAGAAAACATAACTTTGTGGATAGAAGAGTTTGGAGAAGAGATTAGGAGAGAAGTAATTTCACTTATAGAGGGCAAAAAATTTGATGAGCTTGAGGAAAGGTTTTGCAAGAGACTTGAATTTGGAACGGGGGGAATGAGAGGCAAGATGGTGATAGGACCTAACGGAATGAATAAATACACTGTGAGAATAGCAACTCAAGGATTTGCTAATTACCTGAAAAAAGTTGTCATCAACAAACCCCTTTCTTGTGTAATAGGGTACGATACGAGGAAAAATTCTCTTTCATTTGCAATGGAATCCGCAAGAGTTATTGTAGCAAATGGCATAAATTGCTATTTTCTGAAGATTCCAATGCCAACCCCATTTATATCGTTTGCCATAAGGTATCTAAGAGCATCTGGAGGAATTATAATAACAGCTTCCCACAATCCTCCAGATTACAATGGTTATAAGGTATACTGGGATGACGGTTCACAGGTAGTTTCTCCTCATGATAAGGGGATTATTGAAGAGGTCTATAAAATAACATCTTCAAAAGAAATAGAGACAATTTCGGAGGAAGAACTAAAAAACTCTCCGTTGTTTAGGGAAGTTTTAGAGGATATCAAGGAAGCTTATCTCAAAGTTTTGAAGGTAAATCTAAGCGAACTTTATGAAGTTGAAGATACAAGTGTTAGGAAAAATATAAGAATAGCATATACACCTCTACACGGAACTTCACTCAACCTAACAATTGACGCTCTAAAACACCTAGGATTTGAAAATATTTTTCTCGTTGATGAGGAATGCACAACAGATGGAACTTTCTCTGCAGTTCCTTCACCAAACCCAGAAGACGATAGCTCTTTTTCAAGAGTTATAGAACTATCTAAAAGAACTAACTCTAGTGTATTTTTTGCTAGCGATCCAGATGCAGATAGGGTGAGAGCTGGCATAAATGTAAACGGCGAGATAACTCTTTTCTCTGGTAATCAACTTGCATCAATGATGCTAGACTGGATTCTATCAAAACTTCTCCAAAAAGGTGCTCTTCCGGAAAATGGATTTGTTGTAACAACAATCGTAACCACAGATCTCATCAGAAAGATTGCCAGTAGCTTCGGCATAGAAACTTTCTTTACACTAACAGGGTTTAAGTATATAGGTGAGAAAATAAGACAATTTGAAGGTAAAAGAAGATTTATATTTGGATGCGAAGAAAGCATAGGGTATCTCTATGGAGATGACGTTAGAGATAAAGACTCTGTAATATCAACCTGTATTCTAGCACTTATGACAGAAGATCTTACAAGGAATGGAAGAAATTTAAAAGATTACTTGATGGATATCTTCAGAAGATATGGAATCCACATAGAGAGTCTGTTGTCTCTTGAGTTTGAAGGAGTAGATGGAGCAAAGAAGATAAGCGATATAATTGAAAAAGTGAAAAGAGAAAAAATAGAAACATTTGCAGGACTTAGGGTATTGTCTAGAATAGACCTGAAGAATAAGGTAATTGAAGATTTCGAAAAAGGAACAAAAGAGGAGTTTAAAACCGATCTACCCCCATCAAGTGTGATAATAATTAACCTTGAAGGTAACAATAGATTCATAGTTAGACCTTCGGGTACAGAACCAAAGGTCAAGGTGTATTTTTTCAGTGAGTTTGGTAAAGATGTTGAAAACCTAGAAAAATATGAAATGGAACATAAGAAACTGCTGGATGAATTCAAGAGAGTGTTTCTTACAAATTAACAAGTTAAAATGGTTATAAAAACTAAGCTTAAAATAAATTTCCTAAGTATTCTATTCTCACCATTCTCTCAAAGTAAGGTAAAAAAGAATTGTTTAAGAGTAGCGAAACACCTAAGGCTCTTGTAGGTGAAAGCTTTATCTGTGCAAAAACAGATGAATTTGTCAACCGTTCTGCAGACAAAAATAAGTTATCTATCCCAAAAGATATGGTCAACATGTCGGAGACTTTCAAGTATGAGGATAGAAAGAGTGAGGTATTTTTAAAAGAAACATCTCCAACAGGTAATAAAGGAAACTTGACTCCAAAAACAATATCAGAGTATGAGTTAAACAAAGATTTATACCTCACAGCCATTGGAATATGTATGCCATATAGGACCTTGCTATAGTAATCTGGAGAAAAGGCTTTTCCAGATGTTCCACAAGAATAGTTATCAATAGCAACTGAAAGCGAAAAACCATTTAACTCATTCAGAATGTTAAGTTTTAATGTAACCAATGGTATTCCCAAAAAGACCTCGGAGTTACCAATTACTCCCTGCATATCCTCGCTTATCCCTATAGTTAAGAAATCCCATAATCCTACGTACAGCTTTGTAGTTAAACTTCCTTGGGAATACACAAGGAAGTCTATCATAAACATTCCTCGTGATAATGTATAAGGAGTCTGATTAGGTCCCAGTAGAAATTCATAAGTGTACACTGGTGAAAAGGTTGTTACTGATTCCTCTATCACTATTTTCCTGCTTCCCACTACCTCATCTCCAAACGCTGGGCAAAGTATAAATGAAAAAATAATTAAAACTATTAACCTTAACCTAAAACTCTCATACATCTCTAAATCTCTCCGAACTCCTTTATAATTCTCTGAATTTTTTCTTGAAGGTTTAGTCTTGAAATTGAAGCAGAGTAAAGTATACCGCTTTTTATACTTTTCGCATTGGAAGCACCGTGTCCTACAAACACACTTCCATTCACACCTAGTAACGCAGCAGCACCATACTCACTAACATCCGTTCTCTTTCTGAATTTCCTCAGTGCTATCTTTATAAAAGCACCAAGTATAAAGCCATACCACTTTGACATAATCTCTTGTTTCATAAGTTTTGACAGAGCCTTACTAGCTCCCTCGGAAGATTTTAGCACAATGTTTCCTGTAAATCCATCGGTTACTATTACATCAACATCCCCTAGGAAGATATCATTTCCCTCAACATTACCGATAAAAGATTCTCCTAACTTTTCCTGCATAAGAACTCTTGCCTTTCTAACAACCTCCGTTCCCTTGTATTCCTCCTCCCCTATATTCAGTAAACCTACCTTCGGCCGATAAGTTCTCAAAACATTCTCAACAAAGACTTTCCCCATAATACCAAATACTACGTAATCCTTGGCACTAAGTTCAACACTAGCACCTACATCTAACAAAACTCTGAAACCATATATTGAAGGAATAACAGTAGCTAATGCAGGTTTTGAAACCCCCTCTATTCTACCAAGTTTCAACACCGAACTTACAACCACCGCCCCTGTATTTCCCGGTGAAAAAAACGCTGATACTTTACCTTTTTCCAATAAATCTAGAGCAACTAATATTGATGAATTCTTTTTCTTCCTACTTGCGCTAAATGGCTCATCTGTCATCTCTATGACTTCGGAAGCATTTACTATATCAAATTTTGACTTCTTCAGTATCCTCTTAGAATAATTACTAAGAGCTTCTTTTATCAAAGACTCCTTACCTACCATAACAACATGAACATCCTTATGAAGAGCTGACTTTATACACCCCTTGACTGCTTCCCTTATCCCTCTTTCAGCCCCCATAACATCAACAGCAACAGATACCATAATATCCTCTGGAAACATTTTAAAAATAGCCTGACCGTAATTACAAATCCGTTTATACGGAGCCAACGAGTTTCAATCTTCATTAGGTAAGTTGCTTTAAACTTTCCTGATAATTGCAATAATCCATCTTACTCCAAGCTAAATTAAGTTTTGCTATTCCTCAAATTCCTCGCAGTTTAGCTAACTTTTTGAATATCCTCAAACAGTTCCCGTGAGTTTCCCAATTTCTTCAAAACGAAAGAAGTTCTGTGAATTTCGGAAAATCCGTATTTCTTTATAGCGAAAGTGTGGTCCCTAGTGCAATATCCTTTATTCTTATCAAGTCTATATTCTGGATAGTTTACGGACACATGTCTCATATACCTATCCCTCAGAACCTTAGCTACAACGGAAGCAATAGAATTAGCATGAACATATCTATCTGCCTTCTTTATCGGCAAGTAATACGAAAAACCATCTTCAGATACCTTACCATCAAATTTTTTCAATTTACTATAAATATCCAAGTATTTTCCCAACACCTCTTTCGGCAGAATTCTTGCTAAAAGAAAATCCTCAAACCTTTTACTCTTTATGTCAACATAATCTGTGATTATTAGCCTTGGTAAGAACTTCAAATTAATCAGGGATTTAAGTATTGCAATTCTGAGAGCTATCCCTATTCCAAAACTATCTATTTCTTTATTTGATACAAATCCTACTCCGATGTCATACACTCTTTTTGTTATTTCAGGCAATAACTTTTCTCTCTTTCCAGGAGAGAGTAGCTTAGAATCTTTGACACCTTCAATCACAATTGAAGGATCAACAATAACAGCACAAACAAGCATAGGTCCAGCAATACATCCCCTTCCTACTTCATCTATACCTACTACATAATCAAATTGTTTCAACAATCTCGTCAGATCCTTAAACTTCATAGCAACCGGTTCATATTTTTACTATGGAGAATATTTTCTCTTCAACTTCTCTCTCAAGATCACCAATGGTGGAGTTGTTATAGATTACGATATCAACCATATCCTCAACATCAGAAAGTTTTTTCTGAAAACTTATTCGCTTTAAAACTTCATTCTCTTCAAAACCTCTAAGTCTTGCCCTTTCCACTATTTTGTTCTCATCTGACTCAACATAAACTATAAGGTTACAAAATTCGTTAAGTCCTATCTCAAAAAGTAGTGCAGCATTGATGCAATAAAAACCATCCTTCTCAATCTCCAATCTTACAAGTTCCTTTATAGTACCGTGTGTAAGTTTATTCAGAAGCTGTAGCTTCATAGGGTCAGAAAAAACAATACTTGCTAACTTCTTTCTGTCAATTCTCCCGCTATCATCCAATATATCCTTGCTTATCATTCTAAGTATTTCGTCTTTCCTTATTTCTAATACCCTATGACCAACTCTATCAACATCAATAACCCTAAATCCCCTTCCTTCAAGAATCCTACAGACAGTATTTTTCCCTGAAAGCATTCTACCAGTTACACCTACAATAAACCTTTTCGGGATCCGCGGCTTTAGAGGTCTTCTGCCCATAAAGCTCTACCTCTTAGTAATTCTACCAAACCTTCTCTCTCTAGATTGATAATCTTTTATAGCCTCAACTAGATCTTCGGGTCTGAAATCAGGCCAAAGTGTCTTGGTAAAATAAAACTCAGAATAGGCAGATCTCCAAAGCATGAAATTGCTTATCCTTTGTTCGGCGCTAGTTCGTATAATAAGGTCAACATCCGGAACTTCTGGATGATAGATATACCTTGATACCACCGTCTCATCAATACTTTCCTTAGTTATCTCCCCCTTTTCAAAAGCTTCTAAAATCCCCTTAATTGCCGTCACTATCTCCCACCTACCACTATAATTAAAAGCACTGCACAGAGTGTAAAGGCTCCCTTCCTTAGTTTCATTCTCAAGCACCTCTATCATTTCCGCAAGTTCTTCCGGAATACCCTCCTTCTCACCCAAATGCAAAAATCTAACACTCTTTTCCTTAAACTCCTTTATTTTCTCTTTGACAACCTTAAGTGCCATAGACATAAGAAAATCCACTTCTTCTCTGCTTCTCTGCCAATTTTCCCTAGAAAAAGCATATACAGTTATGTATGGAATTCTCAGATACCTGTTAAATTCCAATATCCTCTCCAATGCCTTCAATCCTTCCTTATGTCCTTCCACTCTAGGCAGTCCCCTAGCTTCGGCCCACCTGCCATTACCATCCATTATTATTCCAACATGAGTTGGTAAATTATTTCTATCAATCTTACTAACAAGATGTTCAAAATCCATTTCCCTAAACTTCCATAATCTCCTTTTCCTTAACTTTTGTTAAGGAATCAACTTTCTCTATATATTCATGAGTAAGTTTATCTATCTCCTGCTCAAATCTTCTCTCTAGATCCTCACTAATGTGCGCAGATTCTTTCGCTTCCCTAACAATTTTTAAATACTTATGCCTAACATTTCTGATAGCAACCTTTATTTCTTCCGCTTTTGTGTGCAGAAATTTAATCATTTCTTTCTTCCTTTCCTCCGTCAATGGTGGAAAACTCACCCTTATATTAACCCCATCAACAGTAATACCAAGCCCAAGATTGGAAACTAATAAAGCCTTCTCAATATTCTTTATCACACTTTTGTCCCAAGGAGATATAACCACGGTAGAAGGATCACTAACAGAAAGAGTGGCTATCTGCTTTAAAGGAGTTAAGCTATTATAGTAGTCTACCTTCACATCTTCAAGAATAAGAGTATTCGCTCTTCCCGTTCTTATTTTTTTTAATTCACCCTTATACACACTAATACTTTCTTCAAAATGGTTTTTTAATTCTTCTTTCACTTGGTTGAAATTAAATTCTTTTTTCTCTTTTTCCTTCATAGCAACCCCCTTGCAGTAGTATTTTAATCAAAAACCACCCTCCGCTTCAAACATCCTTTGTAGCTAAGTTGCACTTCTAACTCAATTTACATTGAAAATTGTAAAATGGAAGATAGATACGTTGAGGTAGGCAGAATTATAGGTAGATTTAAGCTTGAAAACAAGATAAAAGTTGAATCACTACTTGATACAGTTGAAGAATTATTGAAACTTAACGAATACTACATCAAAACCTTAACAGGTTTTAAGAAAATAGACCTATATGTTGAATCTATTGGACCTAATCATCTGATCTATAAAGTTGAAAATTTTAACCCAAAACTTATTGATCATCTTAAAGGCAAACTACTTTTTACCCACTACAAAAACTTACCAAAGCTCAAGGAAAACCAATTCTACATAGCCGATCTTGAAGATTGCAGAATATACGACAGCACAGAAAAGGAGATAGCTCCCCTAAAAAGAATTCTCACAGATGGCAAAAATTACTTCCTAGAATTTCTAGATTATATTATACCATTTACAAAAAGATATGTGAAATCTGTTGATATTCAAAACAAAAAAATAGTCCTTACGGAAATCTTTTTCCAAGAAAAAGACTACCTGAAATAATTCCTCCTGAAAAACTCCTATCCCTTCTCACAGTTTCTATAAGGAATGTATGAGCATTTTAACAAAAACTGGAGACCTTATCTAGACAATGGTTGTTATCAACGGTAGAAACTTTAATAAATTGCTAAACGATGATCTGCCAAACAATAATCTTGTTGAAAACATCTTCATAGTTAGTCCTATACTGCCTCCTGATTCTGTTAGGAACCTTAGGATGAGATAAAGTTGGAATCTGCGTTAAGATATTGATCAAAATGAGCTTTAGAGTTTATTGAATTGCATTTTTGAAAAAGTTGAAAAAGTAAAATATTTCCAAATAAAATCTTTTATCAAAAATGCAACAGGAGGAGAGAATGACTGTTGCCAACTCCATAAAAGATCTTATAGGTAAGACACCTATTCTTAGGATGGATAAGATATCGCAGGGTGGAAAAATATTTGCCAAGCTTGAGTGGTATAACATAGGAGGTTCTGTGAAAGATAGACTTGCATTGTACCTAATTGAGTATGCTGAAGTTTCAGGAAAGCTTGATAGGAACAAGACAATAATAGAAGCAACCTCAGGGAACACTGGGATAGGACTTGCGATGATTGCAGCTTTTAAAGGTTATAAGATAGACATAGTTATGCCCGAATCTGTAAGTATTGAGAGGAGGAAAATAATAAAAGCTTATGGTGCAAATTTAATTCTATCTCCTGGTGATAAAGGAACAGGTGGTGCGGTAGAGCTAAAGAGGGAACTTCTAGAGAAATACCCTGATAAATATGTAGATCTGGATCAATTTAAAGATCCTGCAAACATTTTAGCCCACTATCAGACAACAGGTAAGGAAATAATTGAGCAGATGGATGGTAAAGTAGATATGGTGGTAGTGGGGATAGGCACTGCAGGTACAGGAGTAGGTGTTTCTATGAGGCTTAAGGAGTTTAACCAAGGCATAAAGATTATTGGTGTTATGCCTAAGTTGGGGGTGAAAAT comes from the Brevinematia bacterium genome and includes:
- the frr gene encoding ribosome recycling factor; the protein is MKEKEKKEFNFNQVKEELKNHFEESISVYKGELKKIRTGRANTLILEDVKVDYYNSLTPLKQIATLSVSDPSTVVISPWDKSVIKNIEKALLVSNLGLGITVDGVNIRVSFPPLTEERKKEMIKFLHTKAEEIKVAIRNVRHKYLKIVREAKESAHISEDLERRFEQEIDKLTHEYIEKVDSLTKVKEKEIMEV
- a CDS encoding ribonuclease HII, translating into MKFKDLTRLLKQFDYVVGIDEVGRGCIAGPMLVCAVIVDPSIVIEGVKDSKLLSPGKREKLLPEITKRVYDIGVGFVSNKEIDSFGIGIALRIAILKSLINLKFLPRLIITDYVDIKSKRFEDFLLARILPKEVLGKYLDIYSKLKKFDGKVSEDGFSYYLPIKKADRYVHANSIASVVAKVLRDRYMRHVSVNYPEYRLDKNKGYCTRDHTFAIKKYGFSEIHRTSFVLKKLGNSRELFEDIQKVS
- the dcd gene encoding dCTP deaminase; the encoded protein is MILTSQKILEEIKEGNIVIEPFEERFLNPNSYNLRLHNELFELTDDVLDLKKPTNYRVIVIPESGFLLEPGKLYLGRTVEYTITKKYVPMIEGRSSIGRLGISVHATAGFGDIGFEGYWTLEISVIKPVIVYPFIEICQIYYCEVSGEITRVYQGKYSKSKDIVISKMYEEFNQL
- a CDS encoding PLP-dependent cysteine synthase family protein codes for the protein MTVANSIKDLIGKTPILRMDKISQGGKIFAKLEWYNIGGSVKDRLALYLIEYAEVSGKLDRNKTIIEATSGNTGIGLAMIAAFKGYKIDIVMPESVSIERRKIIKAYGANLILSPGDKGTGGAVELKRELLEKYPDKYVDLDQFKDPANILAHYQTTGKEIIEQMDGKVDMVVVGIGTAGTGVGVSMRLKEFNQGIKIIGVMPKLGVKIQGMRNPNEPNPTQLFRPECFDEIVEIENEEVPKTYEVAREVAKKEGLLVGMSAASLLYVAIKKSKELPSDKNIVVILPDSGMKYLSTQLFED
- the rimM gene encoding ribosome maturation factor RimM (Essential for efficient processing of 16S rRNA); this encodes MEDRYVEVGRIIGRFKLENKIKVESLLDTVEELLKLNEYYIKTLTGFKKIDLYVESIGPNHLIYKVENFNPKLIDHLKGKLLFTHYKNLPKLKENQFYIADLEDCRIYDSTEKEIAPLKRILTDGKNYFLEFLDYIIPFTKRYVKSVDIQNKKIVLTEIFFQEKDYLK
- the uppS gene encoding polyprenyl diphosphate synthase, translating into MDFEHLVSKIDRNNLPTHVGIIMDGNGRWAEARGLPRVEGHKEGLKALERILEFNRYLRIPYITVYAFSRENWQRSREEVDFLMSMALKVVKEKIKEFKEKSVRFLHLGEKEGIPEELAEMIEVLENETKEGSLYTLCSAFNYSGRWEIVTAIKGILEAFEKGEITKESIDETVVSRYIYHPEVPDVDLIIRTSAEQRISNFMLWRSAYSEFYFTKTLWPDFRPEDLVEAIKDYQSRERRFGRITKR
- a CDS encoding phospho-sugar mutase, with amino-acid sequence MEELRKLPISDKAKENITLWIEEFGEEIRREVISLIEGKKFDELEERFCKRLEFGTGGMRGKMVIGPNGMNKYTVRIATQGFANYLKKVVINKPLSCVIGYDTRKNSLSFAMESARVIVANGINCYFLKIPMPTPFISFAIRYLRASGGIIITASHNPPDYNGYKVYWDDGSQVVSPHDKGIIEEVYKITSSKEIETISEEELKNSPLFREVLEDIKEAYLKVLKVNLSELYEVEDTSVRKNIRIAYTPLHGTSLNLTIDALKHLGFENIFLVDEECTTDGTFSAVPSPNPEDDSSFSRVIELSKRTNSSVFFASDPDADRVRAGINVNGEITLFSGNQLASMMLDWILSKLLQKGALPENGFVVTTIVTTDLIRKIASSFGIETFFTLTGFKYIGEKIRQFEGKRRFIFGCEESIGYLYGDDVRDKDSVISTCILALMTEDLTRNGRNLKDYLMDIFRRYGIHIESLLSLEFEGVDGAKKISDIIEKVKREKIETFAGLRVLSRIDLKNKVIEDFEKGTKEEFKTDLPPSSVIIINLEGNNRFIVRPSGTEPKVKVYFFSEFGKDVENLEKYEMEHKKLLDEFKRVFLTN
- the plsX gene encoding phosphate acyltransferase PlsX; amino-acid sequence: MVSVAVDVMGAERGIREAVKGCIKSALHKDVHVVMVGKESLIKEALSNYSKRILKKSKFDIVNASEVIEMTDEPFSASRKKKNSSILVALDLLEKGKVSAFFSPGNTGAVVVSSVLKLGRIEGVSKPALATVIPSIYGFRVLLDVGASVELSAKDYVVFGIMGKVFVENVLRTYRPKVGLLNIGEEEYKGTEVVRKARVLMQEKLGESFIGNVEGNDIFLGDVDVIVTDGFTGNIVLKSSEGASKALSKLMKQEIMSKWYGFILGAFIKIALRKFRKRTDVSEYGAAALLGVNGSVFVGHGASNAKSIKSGILYSASISRLNLQEKIQRIIKEFGEI
- the coaE gene encoding dephospho-CoA kinase (Dephospho-CoA kinase (CoaE) performs the final step in coenzyme A biosynthesis.); this translates as MGRRPLKPRIPKRFIVGVTGRMLSGKNTVCRILEGRGFRVIDVDRVGHRVLEIRKDEILRMISKDILDDSGRIDRKKLASIVFSDPMKLQLLNKLTHGTIKELVRLEIEKDGFYCINAALLFEIGLNEFCNLIVYVESDENKIVERARLRGFEENEVLKRISFQKKLSDVEDMVDIVIYNNSTIGDLEREVEEKIFSIVKI